One Hordeum vulgare subsp. vulgare chromosome 4H, MorexV3_pseudomolecules_assembly, whole genome shotgun sequence DNA window includes the following coding sequences:
- the LOC123447443 gene encoding protein CASP — protein sequence MDPSPAHAAAAERDRSPPPPPPPPPSSSASPLAVVCSFWKDFDLEKERSGLDEQGLKIAENQETSQKNRRRLAENTRDFKKASPDDKLSLFNSLLKSYQEEVDNLTKRAKFGENAFLNIYQKLYEAPDPYPALASMADQDQKLSELETENRKMKLELEEYRAESAHLKNQQATIRRLEERNRQLEQQMEEKVREMVEMKQRSLAEDSQKTLEVLKDRERSLQDQLRQATESVKNMQKLHESAQSQLFELRTQSEEDRTAKEAEVSLLMDEVERAQSRLVSLEREKGDLRSQLQTTNEDTSNNSDYMDPSDILESSLIAKEKIISELNAELRNVESTLSSEKEMHVNELKKLTALLSEKETVITELKKELQERPTARLVDDLKKKVQILQAVGYNSIEAEDWELATNGEEMSKLEALLLDKNRKMEHELTQLKVKISEKSSLLEEAEKKIAELTSKVEEQKKLILKLEDDILKGCSSTDRRSSLLNDWDLQEIGSNEVSEGTDPRNASPDQDQSSMLKVICNQRDRFRTRLRETEEELRRLKEKHEMLAVELEKTKADNVQLYGKIRYVQDYSHEKIVSRGPKKYAEDIESGSSDVETKYKKMYEDDINPFAAFSRKEKDQRYKELGIRDKITLSSGRFLLGNKFARTFIFFYTIGLHLLVFTLLYRMSALSYLSITPAHDEIIVDAGNQTLSHTL from the exons ATGGACCCCTCGCCGGCCCACGCGGCCGCGGCGGAGCGCGaccgctcgccgccgccgccccctcccccgcCCCCGTCCTCCTCCGCGTCGCCTCTCGCCGTCGTCTGCAGCTTCTGGAAAG ACTTCGATTTGGAGAAAGAAAGAAGTGGTTTGGATGAGCAGGGTTTAAAGATTGCGGAGAACCAAGAGACGAGCCAGAAGAACCGACGTAGACTTGCTGAGAATACTCGGGATTTCAAGAAGGCATCTCCAGATGACAAGCTTAGTTTGTTCAACTCATTGCTTAAGAGTTACCAGGAGGAAGTGGATAATCTCACCAAGAGAGCAAAGTTTGGGGAAAATGCATTTCTCAACATCTATCAGAAGCTCTATGAAGCCCCTGATCCATATCCAGCTCTTGCTTCTATGGCT GATCAAGACCAGAAACTATCTGAACTGGAGACTGAAAATCGGAAgatgaaacttgagcttgaagaaTACCGGGCAGAATCTGCCCACCTAAAGAACCAACAGGCGACGATTAGGCGACTTGAGGAGCGAAACCGCCAACTAGAACAACAG ATGGAAGAAAAAGTTAGGGAGATGGTTGAAATGAAACAGCGAAGCTTGGCAGAAGATAGTCAGAAAACTCTTGAAGTCCTGAAAGATAG GGAACGGTCGTTGCAAGACCAACTAAGGCAAGCTACAGAAAGTGTCAAGAATATGCAGAAGCTACATGAATCGGCACAAAGCCAATTGTTTGAGCTTCGTACTCAATCAG AGGAGGACCGGACAGCAAAGGAAGCTGAAGTGAGCCTTCTGATGGATGAAGTTGAACGCGCTCAATCACGATTAGTTAGCCTTGAAAGAGAAAAG GGGGATTTACGGTCTCAGTTGCAGACAACAAATGAAGACACAAGCAATAACAG TGATTACATGGACCCAAGTGATATACTTGAGAGTTCTTTGATTGCCAAGGAGAAGATTATATCAGAGTTGAATGCAGAACTGCGTAACGTTGAAAGTACTTTATCAAGTGAGAAAGAAATGCATGTGAATGAACTAAAGAAGTTGACTGCTTTACTCAGTGAGAAG GAAACTGTGATAACAGAGTTGAAGAAAGAGCTTCAAGAAAGACCTACAGCTAGACTAGTTGATGATCTCAAGAAAAAGGTTCAGATTTTGCAG GCTGTTGGGTACAACTCAATTGAAGCTGAAGACTGGGAGCTAGCAACCAATGGTGAAGAAATGAGCAAGCTGGAAGCTTTGCTTCTTGACAAGAACCGCAAAATGGAGCATGAACTAACACAGTTGAAG GTTAAAATATCAGAGAAGTCAAGTCTTCTTGAGGAAGCTGAAAAAAAGATCGCTGAACTAACTTCAAAGGTTGAAGAGCAGAAAAAATTGATTCTGAAACTTGAGGATGACATACTAAAG GGCTGCAGTTCAACTGATAGGAGGAGTTCACTTTTGAATGATTGGGATCTTCAAGAAATAGGCTCAAATGAAGTATCAGAG GGTACTGATCCAAGGAATGCATCACCAGACCAAGATCAAAGTTCCATGCTCAAGGTCATCTGCAATCAGAGGGACCGCTTCCGTACACGACTACGTGAAACCGAGGAG GAACTAAGGAGATTAAAAGAGAAGCATGAAATGCTAGCTGTAGAATTGGAAAAAACAAAAGCTGATAATGTGCAATTGTACGGAAAGATTCGATATGTCCAGGACTACAGTCATGAGAAGATTGTTTCTAGAGGACCAAAGAAG TACGCAGAAGATATTGAAAGTGGTTCTTCAGATGTTGAAACAAAGTACAAGAAAATGTACGAGGATGACATAAATCCTTTTGCTGCTTTCTCGAGGAAG GAAAAGGATCAAAGATACAAGGAACTTGGTATAAGAGATAAGATCACCCTCAGTAGTGGCCGTTTTCTCCTTGGTAACAA ATTTGCCCGGACATTTATATTCTTCTACACTATCGGGCTGCATCTCCTAGTGTTCACGCTGCTGTACAGAATGTCAGCTTTGAGCTATCTGAG CATAACACCTGCAcatgatgagatcattgtggacgcTGGCAATCAGACACTATCACATACACTCTGA